In one Dermatophilaceae bacterium Sec6.4 genomic region, the following are encoded:
- a CDS encoding 4'-phosphopantetheinyl transferase superfamily protein, giving the protein MPSPDAVVVAWTRTSDEHNSADLLLARTVASVLGVSPTDFTVSRLCPSCGSAAHGRPLVLSNSGPGAPFVSLARADDLIVVAISTAGPVGIDVERVDAPAFCGFDEVALHERERARTVRERAITWTRKESLLKATGHGLRIDPRQLEMSAPIDPPRLLQWAAPHPPTGEPWLADLSLDPDFVTCVTVLGVASPQLSVQAAVQAEPPR; this is encoded by the coding sequence GTGCCTTCCCCTGATGCGGTGGTCGTCGCGTGGACGCGAACTTCCGACGAGCACAATTCGGCCGACCTGCTGCTGGCCCGCACCGTTGCCTCGGTCCTGGGCGTGTCGCCCACCGATTTCACGGTGTCCCGGCTCTGCCCCAGCTGCGGCAGCGCTGCGCACGGGCGGCCGCTGGTGCTCAGCAACTCGGGTCCAGGCGCACCGTTCGTCAGCCTCGCGCGCGCGGACGACCTAATCGTCGTCGCCATCTCGACGGCCGGGCCGGTCGGGATCGATGTCGAACGAGTCGACGCACCGGCGTTCTGCGGTTTCGACGAGGTGGCTCTGCACGAGCGCGAGCGCGCCCGCACTGTGCGGGAGCGGGCGATCACCTGGACGCGCAAGGAGTCACTGTTGAAGGCGACCGGACACGGACTGAGGATCGATCCGCGACAGCTGGAAATGAGTGCACCCATTGATCCCCCGCGTCTCCTGCAGTGGGCCGCACCGCACCCGCCCACGGGCGAGCCGTGGCTGGCAGACCTGTCGTTGGATCCGGACTTCGTCACCTGTGTCACGGTTCTCGGCGTTGCGTCCCCGCAGCTCAGCGTGCAGGCGGCAGTTCAGGCAGAGCCGCCTCGTTGA
- the mshD gene encoding mycothiol synthase, with product MTLSPQSVRAQLPGLARAAQVADGVAPLSEQALLAAGRPAEAGSTTRSGGMEQMVWHDVDGQLSVVAVPDETGASYELVVHPDHRRHGYGASVLDLIINQRNPDARFWAHGDLAAAKALATSHGLRSVREMWRMSRPVLSDPAIEKPRIPNGFAARAFVPGQDEEAWLNLNARAFAHHPEQGRMTSTDLDERMSQDWFDPQGLLLIEDVSGPDPVLVASHWTKIEVADVGNTGDHTDGGADTAGHASTEGEVYVVAVHPDYQGQGLGRSVTALGLAYLAAAGVDSIDLYVEGDNAAAIATYRGWGFQKVSADVMYGPHSPS from the coding sequence ATGACCCTTTCCCCGCAGTCGGTGCGCGCCCAACTCCCGGGCCTGGCCCGCGCGGCACAGGTTGCGGACGGCGTCGCGCCACTGTCCGAGCAGGCGCTGCTGGCCGCCGGGCGGCCGGCCGAGGCCGGATCGACCACCCGCAGCGGTGGAATGGAACAGATGGTCTGGCACGACGTGGATGGGCAGCTGAGCGTTGTCGCGGTTCCGGACGAAACGGGCGCGTCCTACGAACTGGTCGTGCACCCCGACCATCGCCGACACGGCTACGGCGCCAGCGTGCTCGATCTGATCATCAACCAACGCAATCCCGATGCGCGGTTCTGGGCGCACGGCGATCTCGCTGCCGCAAAGGCCCTCGCGACCAGCCACGGGTTACGTAGTGTGCGCGAGATGTGGCGGATGTCGCGACCTGTGCTCAGTGACCCGGCTATCGAGAAGCCGCGCATCCCGAACGGTTTCGCCGCTCGTGCCTTCGTGCCCGGTCAGGACGAGGAAGCATGGCTGAACCTCAACGCCCGGGCCTTCGCCCACCACCCTGAGCAGGGCCGGATGACTTCCACCGACCTGGACGAGCGGATGTCGCAGGACTGGTTCGATCCGCAGGGTCTGCTGCTCATCGAGGACGTGAGTGGCCCGGATCCAGTTCTGGTTGCATCGCACTGGACCAAGATCGAGGTCGCTGACGTGGGCAACACGGGTGACCACACTGACGGCGGCGCCGACACCGCGGGGCACGCGTCAACCGAGGGCGAGGTCTACGTCGTCGCGGTCCACCCTGACTATCAGGGCCAAGGCCTCGGGCGAAGCGTGACCGCACTCGGGCTGGCCTATCTGGCCGCCGCCGGCGTCGACAGCATCGACCTGTACGTCGAGGGTGACAACGCCGCCGCTATTGCCACCTACCGAGGCTGGGGTTTCCAGAAAGTCAGCGCCGACGTGATGTACGGGCCGCACAGCCCGTCCTGA
- a CDS encoding folate-binding protein, with translation MARSGAVEGHGVDAGVSAHYGDPMTEQRLLVSGAGLVDLSHRGLVRISGADRLTWLHSMTTQWLKDLAPHVATETLVLDPHGRVEHALHVVDDGSAVWLGVEPGTAPALTQWLTSMQFMLRVQVEDVSADYAQYGEISDVPGSAEQFAADGTLVWVDPWPTMGPDTASYSGAAPHPAQGRRWRELIVPRERASEVIADRPLAGMWAAEALRVADWRPRLLADTDHRAIPHELDWLRTSLHLHKGCYRGQETVARVHNLGRPPRRLVFLHLDGSGHVLPEAGDALNVPGTERPVGHLTTVVRHHEDGPIALALIKRNTPVDVELVSGECAAAQTVIVTP, from the coding sequence ATGGCACGCTCCGGCGCGGTCGAGGGACACGGTGTGGACGCGGGTGTGTCTGCGCACTACGGCGATCCGATGACCGAACAGCGGCTGCTGGTCAGCGGAGCAGGGCTGGTGGACCTGTCGCACCGCGGGCTGGTTCGGATCAGTGGGGCCGACCGCCTCACCTGGTTGCACTCGATGACCACTCAATGGCTCAAAGACCTGGCGCCACACGTAGCGACCGAGACCCTCGTCCTGGACCCGCACGGGCGCGTCGAGCACGCGCTGCATGTCGTTGACGACGGTTCGGCGGTGTGGCTGGGCGTCGAACCTGGTACGGCCCCGGCGCTCACCCAGTGGCTGACGTCGATGCAGTTCATGCTTCGGGTACAGGTCGAGGACGTCAGCGCCGACTACGCGCAGTACGGGGAAATATCGGACGTGCCGGGCAGCGCGGAGCAGTTTGCGGCAGACGGCACGTTGGTCTGGGTCGATCCGTGGCCGACGATGGGCCCGGACACCGCCTCCTACTCCGGTGCTGCTCCCCATCCGGCCCAGGGTCGTCGTTGGCGAGAGCTGATCGTGCCGCGCGAGCGTGCCAGCGAGGTCATCGCCGACCGGCCGTTGGCAGGCATGTGGGCGGCGGAGGCGCTACGGGTGGCGGACTGGCGCCCGCGACTGCTGGCCGACACCGACCACCGGGCCATCCCGCATGAGCTGGACTGGTTGCGCACTTCCCTGCACCTGCACAAGGGGTGCTATCGCGGACAGGAGACCGTGGCGCGGGTACACAACCTGGGTCGCCCCCCACGGCGCCTGGTCTTCCTGCACCTGGACGGTTCGGGGCATGTGCTGCCCGAGGCGGGGGACGCGTTGAACGTGCCGGGAACCGAGCGGCCGGTCGGGCACCTGACCACAGTCGTCCGTCATCACGAGGACGGCCCGATCGCGCTGGCGCTGATCAAGCGCAACACCCCGGTCGATGTCGAGTTGGTGTCGGGGGAGTGCGCAGCGGCGCAGACGGTGATCGTCACCCCGTAG
- a CDS encoding NUDIX domain-containing protein gives MKSCLGAPPAAGALVWRRDKGVLQVALVHRPRYDDWSWPKGKLDPGECWSGAAAREVLEETGLEPRLGIPLPRSVYPIRDGSSKEVRYWAAEAVGGTGHLENEIDAVEWLAPAAARDRLSYTRDALQVQALVDADRRGALRTWAIVIVRHADSVSRSSWHGDDGKRPLSKSGHQRAEALVPILGAYGVTRVVSSSSARCAQTVKPYAHSAKLPMHKKAALTEETYERSPARAVRQLERALDDGEFVALCTHGPLLPGLLHRLAEQTTEGAARNALTERAIQGMDKGEALICQMVDVGDAARVVSVERNRP, from the coding sequence GTGAAAAGTTGTCTCGGCGCGCCCCCCGCTGCCGGTGCACTGGTATGGCGCCGCGACAAGGGGGTACTTCAGGTCGCACTGGTCCATCGACCACGTTACGACGACTGGTCGTGGCCCAAGGGCAAACTCGACCCAGGTGAGTGCTGGAGCGGTGCTGCGGCTCGGGAGGTGCTGGAGGAGACGGGGCTGGAGCCACGTCTCGGCATCCCGTTGCCCCGATCGGTCTATCCGATCCGTGACGGCAGCTCCAAGGAGGTGCGCTACTGGGCCGCCGAAGCCGTCGGTGGTACTGGTCATCTGGAGAACGAGATCGACGCAGTCGAATGGCTTGCTCCTGCCGCGGCACGTGACCGGCTGTCCTACACCCGTGACGCGCTCCAGGTGCAGGCGTTGGTCGATGCTGATCGCCGGGGGGCCCTGCGAACCTGGGCAATCGTCATCGTGCGGCACGCAGATTCGGTGTCCCGTTCCTCCTGGCATGGGGACGACGGCAAGCGGCCGTTGAGCAAAAGTGGCCATCAGAGGGCCGAGGCACTGGTGCCGATACTCGGGGCCTATGGCGTGACGCGCGTCGTCTCATCTTCTTCGGCTCGCTGCGCACAAACGGTGAAGCCGTACGCCCACTCAGCAAAACTACCGATGCACAAGAAGGCCGCGCTCACCGAGGAGACCTACGAGCGATCGCCGGCCCGCGCCGTGCGCCAGCTCGAACGGGCGCTGGACGACGGTGAATTCGTTGCCCTGTGCACCCACGGTCCGCTCCTGCCTGGACTGCTGCACCGGCTCGCAGAGCAGACCACTGAGGGTGCGGCCCGTAACGCCCTGACGGAGCGGGCGATCCAAGGCATGGACAAGGGTGAGGCCCTCATCTGTCAGATGGTCGACGTAGGCGATGCTGCGCGGGTCGTATCGGTAGAACGCAACCGCCCCTGA
- a CDS encoding response regulator transcription factor, whose translation MARLLLLTDARGASVEVLPALGLLGHRVRILPTEPRALVDPPESDVVLLDARSDLVNARGLARVLRAAGLSTPLIAIFTEGGLTTLTNEWQVDDVLLHTAGPAEVEARIRLAMTRSVSATEPENSQISAGGLVIDEDAYSVRLRGTALDLTYKEFELLKYLAQHPGRVFTRAQLLQEVWGYDYFGGTRTVDVHVRRLRAKLGTDNEALIGTVRNVGYRFVSSQEQRSLEEAANSA comes from the coding sequence ATGGCACGGTTGCTCCTCCTCACCGACGCCCGCGGCGCCAGTGTCGAGGTTCTTCCGGCGCTGGGCCTGTTGGGCCACCGCGTGCGCATTCTGCCGACCGAGCCTCGCGCGCTGGTCGACCCCCCCGAAAGCGACGTTGTGCTGCTGGATGCACGCTCGGACCTGGTCAACGCCCGCGGGTTGGCCCGGGTGCTGCGGGCCGCCGGACTGTCGACCCCGCTGATCGCGATCTTCACCGAAGGCGGGCTGACGACGCTGACCAACGAATGGCAGGTCGACGACGTGCTGCTGCACACGGCGGGCCCCGCCGAGGTCGAGGCCCGCATTCGCCTGGCGATGACCCGCTCGGTCTCGGCAACCGAACCGGAGAACAGCCAGATCTCGGCCGGCGGCCTGGTCATCGACGAGGACGCCTACAGCGTGAGGTTGCGAGGCACCGCACTTGACCTGACCTACAAGGAATTCGAGCTCCTTAAATACCTCGCGCAGCACCCCGGCCGGGTCTTCACCAGGGCCCAACTGCTCCAGGAGGTCTGGGGTTACGACTATTTCGGGGGCACCAGGACGGTCGACGTGCACGTGCGGCGGCTGCGCGCGAAACTCGGTACCGACAACGAGGCACTCATCGGCACCGTGCGCAATGTCGGCTACCGCTTTGTCAGCTCCCAGGAGCAGCGCTCGCTCGAAGAGGCAGCCAACTCCGCGTGA
- a CDS encoding FABP family protein: MPFELDTDMPRELAPLAWLIGRWEGAGVLGYPGDPGIASVNFGQEIICSHDDRPFLEWRSTTWLLDEAGNQVEPLTSEVGYWRPLPDGEVEFVLAHPTGIIEMYYGNTTPAKIELRTDGVLRSPTATEYSAATRLYGYVNSNLMWAMDMAAFGQPLQSYASAECKRVS; the protein is encoded by the coding sequence ATGCCTTTCGAACTCGACACGGACATGCCCCGCGAACTGGCCCCCCTGGCCTGGTTGATCGGTCGGTGGGAAGGCGCAGGGGTGTTGGGGTACCCCGGTGATCCCGGTATCGCGTCGGTGAACTTCGGTCAGGAGATCATCTGCAGCCACGACGATCGACCGTTCCTGGAATGGCGCAGCACGACGTGGCTGCTGGACGAGGCCGGGAACCAGGTCGAACCGCTGACCAGCGAAGTCGGCTACTGGCGCCCGCTGCCGGACGGCGAGGTGGAGTTCGTACTCGCCCACCCCACGGGGATCATCGAGATGTACTACGGCAACACCACACCGGCCAAGATCGAGCTCCGCACCGATGGGGTGCTGCGCAGCCCGACGGCGACCGAGTACTCGGCCGCAACCCGCCTCTACGGATATGTCAATTCAAATCTGATGTGGGCCATGGACATGGCCGCGTTCGGTCAGCCACTGCAGAGTTACGCGTCGGCGGAGTGCAAACGCGTCAGCTGA
- a CDS encoding LCP family protein — protein sequence MTQENGPSDPTSPDGQADVPATGDDRADSADSGQPGTRHDAAVAKKRPGCFKVGCLTLLSMFVIVALAVGGLALYVNHELGKVQHSQALLPDTGPAKDLAAGDAQNILLLASDSRGTNLRDNGRSDVIQLMHISKGQRTIQVIHFPRDMYVAIPGHGMNKINAAYSFGGSKLLVTTVQNLLNLHIDHVAQIGFDGFTKLTDAMGGVEIYVPIAFNEKGYGSWTKGYHHMNGAQALGFSQERHQLPRGDLDRGVDQQQWIDAMVVKALSRGTLQNPKRALDMISAIAPYLLVDMSTTDLLKLAVSMRNINKSDVTYYSAPIKGFTTNAVGDVDIVDLAKLRQIGTHLRTDSVLGAGLARNTVG from the coding sequence ATGACGCAGGAGAACGGGCCGTCGGATCCGACATCGCCCGACGGGCAGGCCGATGTGCCCGCGACGGGCGACGACAGGGCCGACTCCGCTGACTCCGGGCAGCCCGGTACCCGCCACGACGCCGCGGTGGCGAAGAAGCGACCGGGTTGCTTCAAGGTCGGCTGCCTGACGCTGCTGTCGATGTTTGTCATCGTGGCGCTCGCCGTCGGCGGGCTGGCGCTCTACGTCAACCACGAGCTCGGCAAGGTCCAGCACTCTCAAGCGCTGCTTCCGGATACCGGACCCGCCAAAGACCTTGCCGCCGGTGACGCGCAGAACATCCTGCTGCTCGCATCGGACTCCCGCGGTACCAATCTGCGCGATAACGGCCGCTCCGATGTCATTCAGCTGATGCACATCAGTAAAGGCCAACGCACGATTCAGGTCATCCACTTCCCTCGTGACATGTATGTCGCTATTCCGGGCCACGGGATGAACAAGATCAACGCCGCCTATTCCTTCGGCGGCTCCAAGCTGCTGGTCACCACCGTGCAGAACCTGCTCAACCTGCACATCGACCACGTCGCGCAGATCGGCTTCGACGGCTTCACAAAACTCACCGATGCGATGGGCGGGGTCGAGATCTACGTGCCGATCGCCTTCAACGAGAAGGGCTACGGGTCGTGGACCAAGGGCTACCACCATATGAACGGGGCCCAGGCCCTCGGGTTCTCCCAGGAACGCCACCAGCTCCCGCGCGGTGACCTGGACCGTGGGGTCGATCAGCAGCAGTGGATAGATGCAATGGTCGTCAAGGCACTTAGTCGGGGCACGCTGCAGAACCCCAAACGTGCCCTCGACATGATTTCGGCCATCGCTCCGTACCTTCTCGTCGATATGTCGACCACCGATCTGCTCAAACTCGCGGTCAGTATGCGGAATATCAACAAGAGCGACGTGACCTACTACAGCGCTCCCATCAAGGGTTTCACCACCAATGCGGTCGGCGACGTCGATATCGTCGACCTCGCGAAACTCCGGCAGATCGGCACGCACCTGCGCACCGACTCTGTCCTCGGGGCCGGATTGGCCCGCAACACTGTCGGCTGA
- a CDS encoding MoaD/ThiS family protein, protein MSQVTVRYWAGAQAAAGIASEELEARTVGELLDVATARHAALGPVLGLCAIVADGRRLDLQDDVPAGATVEVLPPFAGG, encoded by the coding sequence ATGTCGCAAGTGACTGTTCGCTACTGGGCGGGCGCCCAGGCTGCCGCCGGAATCGCCAGTGAAGAACTGGAGGCCCGCACCGTAGGTGAGCTGCTGGACGTCGCCACAGCCCGTCACGCGGCCCTCGGTCCGGTCCTTGGGCTCTGCGCGATTGTTGCCGATGGCCGACGCCTGGACCTGCAGGATGACGTGCCGGCCGGTGCAACTGTCGAGGTCCTTCCGCCCTTCGCCGGTGGCTGA
- a CDS encoding RNA degradosome polyphosphate kinase: MDAHSAATAEHPSEPQTTGETEQNDAVDDATALGRTTSSSATLVRLARRSSEEPARAANGRFVRVAPELEFDPQDDELPEDRFLDREISWMQFNERVLQLAADPTVPLLERTRYLSIFASNLDEFFMVRVAGLKRRIATGLAVRSASGLEPREVLDEISHAAHKLMDVHAQLFQKQLRPAVQDEGIRILRPVELTEADRDHLGDLFRARIYPVLTPLAVDPAHPFPYISGLSLNLAVILINPKTEREHFARVKVPPLLPRLIELPPDEGEDPLFNTRFVAIEDVIAEHLEVLFPGMEVREHFTFRVTRNEDLEVEEDDVESLLTALERELTRRRFGPPVRLEIADDVDDHVLDLLVRELTVDAREVYRLPEPLDLRGLEAIADLDRSALRWPSFVAMTHPDLAPVERSAQADVLGAMSSGDVLLHHPYDSFSTSVQAFIEQAAADPKVLAIKQTLYRTSGDSPIIDALIEAAETGKQVLAVVEIKARFDEQNNISWARKLERAGVHVVYGMVGLKTHAKLCLVVRQEGEAMRRYCHVGTGNYNPKTARLYEDLGLLTCDPEVGEDLSRLFNQLSGMAPRSKFRRLLVAPRSMRTGLTERMNKVAEAAREGRPARIQIKVNSLVDEGIIDACYRASQAGAQVDIWVRGICSLRPGIEGLSENIRVHSVLGRFLEHSRVFRFQIEGEDDVVYIGSADMMHRNLDRRVEALIRITTPRHVESLGRLLDLGMADKTSSWALHGDGRWERHRVNEQGELLTDLQQHLITGYAKRRKKARRR, encoded by the coding sequence ATGGACGCTCATTCCGCAGCAACTGCCGAGCACCCTTCCGAGCCACAGACGACGGGGGAAACCGAGCAGAACGACGCCGTTGACGACGCCACCGCCCTGGGACGGACAACGTCGAGCAGCGCGACCCTCGTACGCCTGGCCCGTCGATCTTCCGAGGAGCCTGCGCGCGCCGCGAACGGTCGGTTCGTCCGGGTGGCGCCCGAGCTGGAATTCGACCCGCAGGACGACGAACTGCCCGAAGACCGCTTCCTGGACCGCGAGATCTCCTGGATGCAGTTCAATGAGCGGGTACTGCAACTTGCGGCGGATCCGACGGTGCCACTGCTGGAACGCACCCGTTACCTGTCTATCTTCGCCAGCAATCTGGACGAGTTCTTCATGGTGCGGGTTGCCGGGCTGAAGCGTCGCATCGCTACCGGGCTCGCCGTCCGGTCTGCCTCAGGACTCGAGCCACGCGAGGTCCTGGACGAGATATCCCATGCAGCGCACAAGCTGATGGATGTGCACGCCCAGCTCTTTCAGAAACAGCTGCGGCCCGCTGTGCAGGACGAAGGCATCCGGATCCTGCGTCCCGTGGAGCTGACCGAGGCCGACCGTGACCATCTCGGCGATTTGTTCCGGGCTCGCATCTACCCGGTTCTCACTCCGCTCGCGGTTGATCCCGCGCACCCTTTCCCGTACATCTCCGGGCTCTCGCTGAACCTCGCGGTCATCCTGATCAACCCGAAGACCGAGCGCGAGCACTTCGCCCGGGTCAAGGTCCCGCCCTTGTTGCCCCGGCTGATCGAACTGCCACCGGACGAGGGTGAGGACCCCCTCTTCAATACCCGGTTCGTCGCCATCGAGGACGTCATCGCCGAGCACCTCGAAGTGCTCTTTCCAGGTATGGAGGTGCGTGAGCACTTCACCTTCCGGGTTACCCGCAACGAGGACCTCGAGGTCGAGGAGGACGACGTCGAGAGCCTGCTCACCGCGCTGGAACGCGAGCTGACCAGGCGCCGGTTCGGGCCGCCGGTGCGCCTGGAGATCGCTGACGACGTCGACGACCACGTCCTGGATCTGCTCGTGCGCGAGCTCACTGTGGACGCCCGGGAGGTCTACCGGCTGCCCGAGCCGCTGGATCTACGCGGACTGGAAGCCATCGCCGACCTCGACCGTTCCGCACTGCGGTGGCCCTCGTTCGTCGCGATGACCCACCCCGATCTCGCGCCCGTGGAGCGCTCTGCTCAGGCCGACGTGCTCGGCGCGATGAGCAGCGGAGATGTCCTGCTGCACCACCCGTACGACTCGTTCTCCACCTCGGTACAGGCCTTCATCGAGCAGGCCGCCGCCGATCCCAAGGTCCTCGCGATCAAACAGACGCTGTACCGGACCTCGGGCGACTCCCCCATCATCGATGCCCTCATAGAGGCCGCCGAGACCGGCAAGCAGGTGTTGGCCGTGGTGGAGATCAAGGCCAGGTTCGATGAGCAGAACAACATCTCCTGGGCGCGCAAACTGGAACGCGCGGGTGTGCATGTCGTCTACGGAATGGTCGGGCTGAAGACCCACGCCAAACTGTGCCTCGTCGTCCGTCAGGAGGGCGAAGCAATGCGACGCTACTGCCACGTGGGCACCGGAAACTACAACCCCAAGACCGCCCGGCTGTACGAAGACCTCGGCCTGTTGACTTGCGACCCGGAGGTCGGCGAAGACCTGTCCCGCTTGTTCAATCAGCTGTCCGGGATGGCGCCGCGCAGCAAGTTCCGGCGGCTGCTGGTCGCTCCTCGATCGATGCGCACCGGCCTGACCGAGCGGATGAACAAGGTCGCTGAGGCGGCCAGGGAGGGACGGCCCGCCCGGATTCAGATCAAGGTCAACTCCCTGGTCGACGAGGGCATCATCGACGCTTGTTACCGCGCCTCGCAGGCCGGCGCGCAGGTCGACATCTGGGTACGTGGAATCTGCTCGCTACGCCCCGGCATCGAGGGCCTGTCGGAGAACATCCGGGTGCACTCGGTGCTCGGCAGGTTCCTGGAGCACTCGCGCGTCTTCCGATTCCAGATCGAGGGCGAGGACGACGTCGTCTACATCGGCAGTGCCGACATGATGCACCGCAACCTGGACCGAAGGGTCGAGGCGCTGATTCGCATCACGACGCCTCGACACGTGGAGAGTCTCGGTCGGCTGTTGGACCTCGGGATGGCGGACAAGACCTCGTCGTGGGCGTTGCACGGGGATGGCCGTTGGGAGCGTCACCGCGTCAACGAACAGGGTGAACTGCTCACCGACCTGCAGCAGCACCTCATCACCGGGTACGCCAAGCGACGCAAGAAGGCGCGCCGTCGGTGA
- a CDS encoding helix-turn-helix transcriptional regulator codes for MKPSPVTDLGGFLKEQRQQAQLSLRQLAERSGISNPYLSQIERGLKKPSGEILQSLAKGLRISAEQLYVHAGLLDADPSGGERSALDVRSAIRTDPLLTDRQRSVLLDLYASFVDDEPQASR; via the coding sequence ATGAAACCGAGCCCTGTCACTGATCTGGGCGGGTTCCTGAAGGAACAACGGCAACAGGCGCAGCTGTCCCTGCGGCAGCTCGCCGAGCGGTCCGGGATCAGTAATCCGTATCTGTCGCAGATCGAACGCGGCCTGAAGAAGCCCAGCGGTGAGATCCTGCAGTCCCTCGCCAAGGGCCTGCGCATCTCCGCCGAGCAGTTGTACGTCCACGCGGGACTGCTGGATGCAGATCCGTCCGGGGGCGAACGCAGCGCACTGGACGTCCGAAGCGCGATCAGGACCGATCCGCTGCTGACCGACCGGCAGCGCTCAGTGCTGCTGGACCTCTACGCCTCGTTCGTCGACGACGAACCCCAGGCATCGCGCTGA
- a CDS encoding M1 family metallopeptidase has translation MTRAAELSRYTPGHGDTSYRVAHYELDLAYQVDGNQLTGRAVLHCVAVEDLLQFKVNLFGLRVAKLTLDGRRVKYEHGKRGISVRTVDAIAAGEPFTVEVRYSGKPRAVPSKTLGPTGWEELADGVIVCGQPHGAPSWFPCNDRPGDKASYSISISAPSGYRVVSNGRLVSTQRRAGSTTWAFHQPEPMATYLATVQIGRYCVLDLDAVVPLQAVLPGSLIPAYEDVFGRQPQMLAFFSRVFGDYPFGAYTVVITEDDLEIPLESQGLSTFGANHLVQSWDTERLIAHEMSHQWFGNSLTLADWADIWLHEGFACYCEWLWSEESGGVTAHQHAAAHWYQLAVLNQDLILSDPGPQLMFDDRVYKRGALTLHAVRLRIGDDAFFSLLRGWVGEYAHGTVTTAMFATFAEQHTGVPLATLFHAWLNEAALPELPPAR, from the coding sequence TTGACCCGGGCCGCCGAACTCAGCCGCTACACCCCCGGCCACGGCGACACCTCCTACCGGGTCGCGCACTACGAGCTCGACCTCGCCTACCAGGTCGACGGCAACCAGCTCACCGGACGAGCCGTGCTGCACTGTGTCGCGGTCGAGGACCTGCTGCAGTTCAAGGTCAACCTGTTCGGGTTGCGGGTTGCCAAGCTCACCCTGGATGGACGTCGGGTGAAGTACGAGCACGGCAAGCGTGGCATCTCGGTCCGCACCGTCGACGCGATCGCTGCCGGCGAACCGTTCACTGTCGAGGTCCGCTACTCGGGTAAGCCCCGCGCCGTGCCCAGCAAGACGCTGGGACCAACGGGTTGGGAGGAGCTGGCCGACGGCGTGATCGTGTGCGGACAACCGCACGGCGCTCCCTCCTGGTTCCCCTGCAACGACCGTCCCGGCGACAAGGCGAGTTACTCGATCTCGATCTCGGCGCCCAGCGGTTACCGGGTCGTCAGCAACGGTCGCCTCGTCTCGACCCAGCGGCGGGCGGGTTCCACAACCTGGGCCTTTCACCAGCCCGAACCGATGGCGACCTACCTCGCCACGGTCCAGATCGGACGGTACTGCGTATTGGATCTCGACGCGGTCGTTCCGCTGCAGGCCGTCCTACCGGGATCGCTGATTCCTGCGTACGAGGATGTGTTCGGCAGGCAGCCGCAGATGCTGGCGTTCTTCAGCAGAGTTTTCGGCGACTACCCGTTCGGGGCCTACACGGTCGTCATCACCGAGGACGACCTCGAGATACCGCTGGAAAGTCAGGGACTTTCGACCTTCGGTGCCAACCACCTTGTGCAGAGTTGGGACACCGAGCGGCTGATCGCCCACGAGATGTCGCACCAGTGGTTCGGCAACAGTCTGACTCTCGCGGACTGGGCCGACATCTGGCTGCACGAGGGATTTGCCTGCTACTGCGAATGGCTGTGGTCAGAGGAGTCGGGCGGGGTCACGGCCCACCAGCACGCCGCCGCGCACTGGTACCAGCTCGCCGTGCTCAACCAGGACCTGATTCTCAGTGATCCCGGGCCCCAGCTGATGTTCGATGACCGGGTCTACAAGCGCGGAGCCCTGACCCTGCACGCCGTTCGCCTGCGCATCGGCGATGATGCCTTCTTCTCACTGCTACGGGGGTGGGTCGGCGAATATGCCCACGGCACCGTGACGACCGCGATGTTCGCGACTTTCGCCGAGCAGCACACGGGCGTGCCGCTCGCGACGCTGTTCCACGCCTGGCTCAACGAGGCGGCTCTGCCTGAACTGCCGCCTGCACGCTGA